ATATTTGGATTTCAAACGTTCTAGTTCTATATTTGTCTTGTTTGGTCTGCACGCCgtctgaccccccccccatcccaccccaaatagtatgtggcagaaagagagaggaggccGAGAGCGGCTGAATTCCAGAATAACTTCTTCAGCCAGGGCCAGACCTACACTTTGTgtgaaatcattacaaatgtggaataaaaagcaggaaataacactatgaaaggggtgTCTTGAGATCCAGCAGTTATCAATACCGCTATCCCTTACACTTACGGGAGAGCCAATCCCATAAGGACACCCCCCATTTCATTTAATGGCATCTATTTAGGGGCTCCTCGAGAGCAGGCAGGCCAGGTAGGTGGCAACTTTGGAAGACACGtctcaaaaccaaaccaaaccatgtAAATTCTAGTCTTTAACCTGCACATTTCTTGCCAGAAAAATCTTGCCTTCTGTTCCAGCTTGAAAGGTGATTTGGagggaaaaaaatattgtgaCGCTATATAAAAACAGAGAGGTATCGTTGCCCCGAAGAGCTTACAATCCAAAAGAGATGTGAGTTCATGATTGTAAGAATACAGTTACCTGTTCCATTGCCTAATCACAAACAAATGCCTCTTTCCCACTTCTCTTTCATTTCACTGCTCTCCTTTCCTTCTCTGCCAAGTAAGATTGACACGACACACTGAAAAGCTCGCTGGCAGTTTATTTCAAACTCAGGACTGTTAAGAATCGGCCTGGTTTTGTGCCATCCCAATAAACAAGccttaaaagaatatatatatatatagagagagagagagagagagagaggcaagtaTTACAGCGTTCGTGGGGCGAGGATCCAGCTATTCCACTGCTACTTATCACCACCTGGGCAGGGGCTACGTGTCCCATGAAATTCTTGATAATGGTTCTAAGTAGGCTTCCTTGGAAGTAAATTTCAGTGAAACCCATGGAACCTACTTTCAAATAAAGGTCAGCGTTTGGGGTAGAAAGGGGAGGGTCACAGCGGATCCTGGAAGccacattaatttcaatggaagggACTGCAGTCCTACACAagaattactcagaagtaagtcccgttgagttcaatgggacttgctctcaGGTAAGTGCGCCTAGGACAACAACCTGAAATAAACAGAGTTTAACTCACCCATTGAAGGGAACTTAAAAGTGCTCAGGCCTGGCTGGATCGTGTCCACACCCACTTGGAAAATACATTCGGTTCGATGAGCCCTTAGTTCCAACTTAGGACACAGGGTAAGGAAAGATCCAGCCATTCGTGTCCTAAGCCTGGGCCTTAAACATTTCCCCGTTTTTACTTTCAAGCAAGCCCCGCAGATTTTCTAGCGACTTTCTGCAAATAAATGTGCTTAAATTTCCacgatttgttttattttccaaCCTGGCGGCTCTCAGGAAGTCTCAGATCCGTAAGCTATATAAGGAAGCTATCAATGGAAACCATGAGCCTTTCTAAAAGCCTGAGAGCCTTTCTAAATGAAGGCTTGGTGAGCCAGGatttactcacgagtaaatgtacTCACGATCCGGCAGAGATTGTAAACCTATCGTTTTCGGGGAGCCAAGATCCCGATTTTCCTAGCCACTTGGGGCCTTGGAGccctcctgcctccctccccccccccccggaaacagACCCGTCGATTTCACTGGAACTTACCTCCAACTCATCAGGGCATTTGGGACTGTAACTTTACAGAAATGGAAGAAGGCGACCCCCGTGAGTACAGAAATCACGGTTTTGTTGGGCACGAGGGAAAAGGCTACGAAAAGGCAtcgtctacacacacacacccttccccgtttcatttttttcctaagGAAAAGGAAATCTCCAAGAAGGTGCTTTCACATGGTGAtccctgctgcttttaaaacaattattcgtTATTATGATTATCATTCTGTACCCCCCTTGCTAATTTCATCACCGCCCATGGCGTTCTACATAATCATAAAACAAAAGCCAGAGAATGCGCCCAGGCCTCTGCCCCGAgaagcctgcaatcctaaacgCATTTCTGCATTCAGCCAGACTTACTGCCTGCTTACCATTACCTAgcaaattacttttttaaaactccccatttttgaaaaaaaacaaaactggttTATTCCAGAAGTCCTTAAGATAATAGAGAATCTGTCCCTCTGTGTGGATAAATGCCCTAATCTAAAGCACGGCTCCTTTCTTTCGCTGCCCTGCAGTGAGATTTTCCTAGAAAAGCACAAGAGTGAGCGCACACACCTCTGGCCAATTTGGATTCCCAAAGCTCCTGGCCTCCAAAGCAATGTTTGCCGCAATGACTTATCAATGTTTAGTCTTTGGGTTTTtaattctttcttatttatttatttactgcacagTAAGGATACCTTGGGTTGGGTTGGTATTGGTGCAATAAGgatatattggaatatatttatacacacacacacacacacacatttttggggtgtgtgtgatgtattattattattattattattattattattattattattattattattattattatttacatttatattctgccccatagcccaagctctctgggtggtttacaaaagttttaaacggtgaacattaaaaagaaatatacaaaatttaaaaccataaaaagcataaaatgcaaataaaaacagacaatatccgtttaaaacaactattctagggtcagttaaaaaaaacacctcagcatatgctgttaactgcttgggagaagagaaaagtcttgacctggcgctgaaaggataacaacgttggcgccaggcgagcctcgtctgggagatcattccagaattgaggggccaccactgaaaaggccctctccctagttgccattctctgaatgtaacaggggtgtgtgtgtgtgtgtgtgtcagtccgAAGTAGCAACCTTTGTCTAGCCCTCTTACCATTCTGGTTCCCCAACGACCCATCTCTTCCAGCCCAATCTTAAAGGAGTCTATTTAGAAACCAGTCCTTTGGAAGTCAAGGTAGGGGGTCTTACTCCTTTGTACGTGTGTCTAAGGTTGCAGCCCTAAATCACCAGATCCTTTGCTAAGCATCTGGAAAGAGAATTGACCATCCTTCCTTCGATTTGGGGACCACACCAGGAAagataacgtgtgtgtgtgtgtgtgtgtgtgtgtgtgtgtgtgtgtgtgtgtgtgtgtgtgtgtgacaacctaCTGtcgtgcacatttccccaaatcctTCCTCCATTCATTTCCCGGTAGATCGTGCCCTTGCAAGTGAAGAATACACATGCTGTTATCCTTCTATTGCAAAGAGATGTGtctgtgcatgggggggggggggataaatatCAATCGACCATTTAATCTTCCTTCACGTACAACACCCCCCTCCTCAGAGACATATCTGCGTATCCACATATTTTCTATTGCAATTGCGAATGCTAATCCCCCCCAAGCTTCCCCCCCgccaccccccactcccaaacACCCCCAGCTGCCTCACCTCTTCTTTTATCGAGGATggaatggaagaaaggaaggagtgggggggggggagagaaacagtttCTGTAGTGAAATTGCTCTTGTTGATCTCACAGACGTGCGAGGCGCCCCGCAGACTGGTAACGTCTGGTTGTAATTCGCCGATTGGAATcttaaattttcttttaaaaggtatTAAATgatagcagttttttttttaaaaaaaaagaatttaaaagggAGGTAGGGCCAGAGAAGGAGGTGAAAtgcatgcctccccccccccataagattCTCTTTCTTTGAGGCACTTTTGATGTTGTTAGATTCTTCCCTTTAGAATCCCAGGCCCGGATCAttttgaaaataaagaaaaccccCCCAAAGGCAGCAGATCTGTAGattccgcccccccacccccacagctagCGATTAAGTGCGAAAGTTaaactctccccctccctccctccctcctcccccctcctcccatctCGCACACACTTAGACTCCTTTAACAACTTAATTGTGCTAAATTTACCACGCGCGCCTGGAAAGTGGGTGACAAAATCTGGAAGTGACTTACCTTGACGAGTGAGTGACAAGCTGAAAAGCGGATGGGGAGATTCTCCggagagttttaaaaataaaaataaaataaagagatgaaggggggagggataaataataataataataataataataataataataataataataataataataaaccctgtTTTGGTCATCTACTCTTCTTTGTTGGGAGTGGGGAAGCCCGGGTGTGTTCGTGTAGCCTTTAGCAAGCACGTGTGTATGCGTGTGCGTGTAGCCTCCCGTTGCTCCGGAGAATCAAATAATAACCATTGAGTTCGGTGGATTAttttttgtagaaaaaaaatgtttgggataacgggggggtgggggtggggagggtggagagggggaagaaactcCTAAACAATCAGCAATATAAGCTATGGGGCACTGGAAGAAACTCCGGGAGGTTTTCATTTTATTAAAGAAGGCCCGGGAACATGTTTATGTTGCACTGTATAAACATCCTGCCCCTTGTCTGTGTCTATCTAGCAAAGAAATCagaaacttgattttttaaagtggGTGAGTTCCAAACCTACCGCCTTTAAAGAGAGATGCCCtggttgtttggggggggggggaggtccggAGATCGCTTTATTTTTGGTGTGTCCGTGCGCGCGCGTCCAGTTTGTGTATAAACAAGactgcatttttaattattattgtttttgcaAGGCGTTCAATTCACTGGCCAGTTTCTAACAAACATGCCTCTTCCACTGGGAGAAATGGACATCTTTATACTTCCTTTAGCTCCACGAATTTGCTTATGCCTGTAGGGATAAGCAAATTCACTTACTCACGCACTTTCTATGTCTccactttttctgtttttctttactttctttttctcctctgcaAAATGATGCCCACGGGAAAGCTGGTTTTTCTCACGAGTTTCCCCAGCGGGTTTTGCATAGTAATTGCGGAGCGAAGAGATGAAAGGGAAAGCGAAAAGTGCCAGGGGTATGTGGGTAGTTGGGGAAGGTTAAGATATAAGTGTGGTCTTTCAACACGTTTGAAAACGGACAAGCCAAAGTTGTCTCTGGATACTTTGGAAGGCAAAGTCTTCCTGCCTCCTCTCGCCTAGAAGAGTTAAGGATTGGGATGTGtgtttatgtttatttatatctCTCTgcgtgtgaaagagagagagagagagagagagagagagagaggaaggattgGGTGGCAATTCATCAACCACTTAAGCCGGAATATTTAATGCAAGTGCAGATTCACCAGCAAAACTTCATCTTGTGAAATAAAACGCGCTTCACTGCCGGGGAAGATATAATCCGGTGTGTTTACATCAATCCAGCCCAGGTTTACTCAAGGGGGCAAGTCCCACGGAGAGTTTCCAAAGGGTCGTGGATCGCGGCCTAAAACGCCGACACAGATACGCTCCGGGGGAGTAAAGTTCTACGGCAATCCACAGGCAAGGAAAGACTAaacgccccccacccacccacccaccccaaaactcccaaGATATTTCTGTATTGCAGCTTTAGGATTTGGGGTGATGAGTCTGAGCGAACCCGAAGGGTAAGGCGGAAGGGGGGCTGAACAAGTGCGCGCGTGTATGTTTGTGTGAAGGGATCCTGTGGGAccgggtgtggggaggggggggatcttTCTTCTCCATCAGTCCAAAGTGgggagagtgtgtgtgggggggtgacaCTCCTTTTGGTGTTGGAGTATTCGCGTCCCTTTCAGCGCCCACCAATGTTGAGCTGGGATgcggaaagggggggggcacctcGGGGGGAGGCGGGGACTCCTCTTGCCTCTTACGTCGCGCTGTCAAGAGCCGCCAGGCGCTCGCTGACTTGAGATAAAGTTAAAGGCAACCGCTCCCGTGGCGAACAGAGCTGCGACTCACCGGGCTGGGAAGCAGAAGTCGCGCTCTTCGCTGGCAGGAccccggaggggggggggctgggaggaAACACCCGGGTAGTCGTGTGTgtgcaaacgggggggggggctgagaagAAGGCCTGATCCTCCCGAGAAGCCTGAGAAgccggggcagggggaagggccaagaggaggaggaggaggaggaggaggaggaggaggaagaaggagactGAAAGTAAACCGAGGCGAAGGCAGGCTTCGTCGGGCGCCCAGTGCTTCTCCTGGAACCCTGGATGTAAAGGGCGCGCGCGGGTCCGCCGCTCCTCCGGCTTGGATCGTCGGGACAAGCGGACTGGGCGGCTTTTGGAGGCGTTCGTTTTGACAAGCCGGGGGCTTCGACTCCGGAGTCGGGACTGTCGAGAGCTGCGGGCGACCATCGCCTCCCCCTGCTGCCCCGGCTTTGGGCTTTCTCCCCGAAGCTAGCCAGGGGCTAGGAGCCGCGCCGTCGGGAGcgaagagagcgagagagagagagagagagggaaccaAGGAGAGAGCGCGAATCGGCCTCGGCGTCTTTCGCCTTCCCCTCGGGCTCGACGCCCCTTCCTCCGCGCGGAACTCTTGCGGAGAGCAAGCGCTTGGAGTGGCGGGGCTGGGCGGGGGGCTGGGGAGAGCCGCCCCCTCCGGTCCAtcgcaggagccttgtccttcgGAGAGGGGGTGgcggggcggcgggggcggcgaaCGGGAGCCGTCGATGACCGCAGGGCTGCTGCGCGCTCCTTCCTCTCgaccccctcttcctcctcctcctcctctcccgcctcctcctcctcctcctcctcctcctccttttgccgAGGCCGGGAGTCTCCCGATGTCTGCAGCGTCCGACAagcctctgcagcagcagcagcagcagctgggcgcAGCCATGGAGTCGGCCTCTTCCACCACCTCCTCGACccccagcagtagcagcagcgggggcggcggcggcggcggcggcggcggggccaaAGCCAAGAAGACCAACGCGGGCATCCGACGGCCGGAGAAGCCGCCCTACTCGTACATCGCGCTGATCGTGATGGCCATCCAGAGCTCGCCCTCCAAGCGGCTGACGCTGAGCGAGATCTACCAGTTCCTGCAGAGCCGCTTCCCCTTCTTCCGCGGCTCGTACCAGGGCTGGAAGAACTCGGTGCGCCACAACCTCTCGCTCAACGAGTGCTTCATCAAGCTGCCCAAAGGGCTGGGCCGGCCCGGCAAGGGCCACTACTGGACCATCGACCCGGCCAGCGAGTTCATGTTCGAGGAGGGCTCCTTCCGACGCCGCCCGCGCGGCTTCAGGCGGAAATGCCAGGCCCTCAAGCCCATGTACAGCATGATGAACTTGAATTTCAACCACCTCCCGGACACCTACAGCTTCCAGggccccccctgcccgcccaaCAGCCTGCCCTTGGACGGCGGCGCCTTGGGCATGATGAACGTGGACGGCATGGGGCTGGCGGGCCACGGCGTGCCCCACTTGCCCGCCAACGGCGGCCACCACGCCTACATGGGCAGCTGCGGCGGGGCGGGCGCGGGCGGGCCGGCCGGAGCGGACTACGGGCACCACGACGGCTCCGTGCCCGCCTCGCCCCTGCtgccgggcggcggcggcggcggcggcggcgggatgGAGCCCCACTCGGTCTACCCCAGCGCGGCCCCGACGGCCTGGGCGCCCTCGGCCGCGCCCGGCTTGAACGGCGGCGCCTCCTACATCAAGCAGCAGCCGCTGTCGCCCTGCAACCCGGCCGGCAACCCGCTCTCGGCCGGCCTGTCGGCGCACTCGCTGGAGCAGCCCTACCTGCACCAGAACGCCCACAACCCGGCGGAACTGCAAGGTAAGCGGTGGGCCggcggaggggtggggtggggagggggcgcccAGGCCCGGCCGGGGACGGGGGAGGAGGGATCAGGACCGCACCAGCGGGAGAGAAGCCGTGGACCGTGGAAAGTGCGGGGCGTGGAGCCGAAGACAAAGGGCGCTTGTGTAGCCGTGAGAATGGCACGCAGCGGAGGCGAGTTGGCTGCAAAGTTTAAGGAAgaactattgggggggggggggaatcgcagttATAAGCGAGTGGCCCACTGGTTATAGGGAATGGAGGACCGAGGAACGCTGGGGAAAGGGCTCAACCCGAGCTGCAACCCTTTCGTTTGTGGGTGTTTTGTGCCGGATACGTCGGTTGTACTGTTTGCCGCCCGAACCGGATCATTGGACCGTGGGAGTTAACTCGGAGCAACTGCCACACTTCCACACCCCCCCCCTTCGCTTTATACTGGCTTTCATTCAAGCGGTTCCTTCGCCGGGCCTCACCCTCGCAGGCGCTGTCTGGAATCCTGAGGGCAGTGAACTGGGATTATACAGAATGTCATCTAAAAGAGGGGACCCTGACCCACTCCCAGAGAATCAGAGACTCCAAGAGCCTTGTCCTGCTGTTATGAGGGATCAGGGGGGGAACTGTACATTTTAGGAACGAGTTCGGATCTGTCCCATGCTAGGGCTATTGGGATTTAGAAGAGAGGAAAGGTGTATTTTGTATGGGATCAAGGAGGGTAAGGGAGAAATAACAGAGGTCTAAAGggttgggccatttctacacctgcctttccccccaggatcgtccctggatcgttcctgtgcatccaaatgacacacagggaatccctccattttcctgggataacccttaggtgtagaaaaggccttgaAGTGCAAGGATCAGGAGTCAGCCGGGCGTAGGGAGTGAGCCATTATGGATGGAAAGTCAGGGCTCAAAGGCGAACAGGGTCCTATATACCTCCTCGCCACCCACCTGTAATAGTTTTGTCCgtgatggaaagaaagaaagaaagaaagaaagaaagaaagaaagaaagaaagaaagaaagaaagaattgagTCAGTCGTACTGGTTTTTCAGCTCCCAGAAATACAGGTCAGCTATTTTGATGTAATTTGCAATAATGTGCATAAATATTATTGGAATCTCTTTCTGGACTTCAGATTCGTGGCAGTAATGCAACTCCCCGCCTGCTTTTCTAGCCCACCTTattatagaaagaaaaatagaggTCTACACACGGATGGGGCACAGGAGGGGTTTAGATTTAATTAAAACTGCTTAGATCCTACCAAATGCCAGTACTATTATGTGTAATGTTACCTATTGTGTTGTGGATAATAAGACGTTGGTCTTACCAACACGATTACCTACAAGCCCTAGAGATACTATGATAGTTTGAATGCTAGTATAATCCATAGAACAGCCATTacagatttatttaaaaacaaacatttgtttTCTAGATTTAACAGATATGCTATATGAATGTAACCCTGAAATCAGTAGGGAATTTCTCATTGGTTTTAATAACAGAGTAGACTAAATGTTACATAGATTCATCTATCCAAGATGCCCTAATATACCTACGTATACCTACCCTAATATACCTCCATGTACACGACCCCCTAGAATGTTCTCAAAAACCTACCGGCCCAGAATGCTATGGCGTGAGTCATTGATAAGCTATTACGTCACTTTTACAGTATGTCCTAGCTCTGATTACCTAATAAACATGACCCGGTTTTATTCCCTAAAGGTCATTTTGAAGCAAACCACCAGTAGATTTTGAAATAGGGCAAAAGTTCATTTTTTTGGGAAGATCACACAAGATTTAAGAAACATCTCAGAATAATCTTTAGGTCTTACTCCAAGTGGtgcataaaactttttttttttttgtagttctCCTTGAGGCACCTATTTACGTTATAGCTAAACCGTTCTTTATATATAGAAGAATCTTGTTTTGCGTAGGTAGAAAAAGGTGGTTTGCTTTATTTTGTTGTCACTACCCCTTTGTttgagttaaaaagaaaagaaaaactaagaGCGATAATGAGTCTGGGGTGCCTGAAATGCTATCATTTTGTGTTGGTAAGCGTGGAATAATTTGACTACAAAGGCTGTAACCCAGGAAAGCTTATGCTACACAAAATTGCTTCGCCTTAAAGTACCACAGGTCTCTTTGTTATTTGCTACCAGATGGTTACCCCCTTGAGACATCAGAAATAGCAATAATAATTGTAAGAAGAACATGTCTAATAATAATTACTCCcatccagccaaaattaaacaTAATACATTTGCAGCCATTGCTGGTGAACATGGTAGCTGGTACAATCTAAATAAAATCAGCACCGCTAATATACTTACTCAAAAGTATCATAcaatgaaatgagtgggactatGACAATGCTTGCTTtggcaggaattattattattattattattattattattattattattattattattattattattattctcatgcTCTAACTTCCAGCTCTTATGCCGCCTTCTCCCCTCATACAAGAGCTTTTTAAACTATAAACCTCCCGGGGCAGGTCTATGTAAAGGAATGAGTTCTCCGCCAATATTTTTATGGACTGTATAATTCCAGCTGCCCTTTTGAACTCTCATCTGTAGACAAAACATATTTCTTTGCTTCAACCAACTTTGGTACTTTTAATTGGTTTTCTTAAAATTTGGTCTGCCTGATCTTGGATTTAACAACACCCAATAACCCCCTCTATTCTCGGCATTGCTTACTTCGGTGCAAGCTGGATTCTTTTGCATTCTGTTAGGGCGAGGCACCGTCGCTGCCTCGGTGATGGACATGGGTTAAAGAGCAAAATAGAACCTCAGAGATTAGTTTCGGTTTTGCAAAAAGGCTCTTGAATTGCTCGCGTTCTCACTGGGGTGAGTGGGTTGGAAAAGTTAGAGAGGGGCAAAATGCCACTTAATATGATTCTACTCCCAGGAGGGGAACCCATCTTGAAACTGACCAGTACTTCCAACGTGAAATTGGCAAGGTCTCTCTCTTTgtaggagtggggggagagaaaaaggcctAGAGTCAAAAAGACAGTtaatgtgatttttcttttcctggTAACGGAAAAGAAACATTTCTTCTCAGCAgacaaataatatttattaaaaacaaaacaaaacagtaaaaaacGAACTGCAGAAGTGTCCAGAGACGAGGAAAGGGTTGTTTTAATATAATGTTTATAAAATCaccatagaagaagaagaagaagagattgtGATTTAAACAAGAAGTAGTCTGATGTGATGTTTAGAACTGGCTAGAGAAAGAGCAAACACTTCGGCTATGTTGCACAAACATCTTTGTGTCCTTTTGAGGGTGGACTCCTGTGGTGTTGCTTGTGATAGAAAGTGCTTCTTCTTGTTGTAGTTGATTTGGTGTGGAAGGGGGTGATCATGTGTATTTCAAGAGATTTTAGAGTTGGAGCACCAGGCAGGAGAGAGAAAATCATATGAAACTataaaggtattattattattattattattattattattattattattattattattattatttatatagcaccattaatgtacatggtgctgtacagagtaaaacaataaatagcaagaccctgccgcataggcttacgttctaataaaatcataataaagcaataaggaggggaagagaatgcaccaaacaggcagtataaaagtcagaacaattcaagttttaaaagctttaggaaaaagaaaagtttttagctgagctttaaaagctgcgattgaacttgtagttctcaaatgttctggaagagcgttccaggcgtaaggggcagcagaagaaaatggacgaagccgagcaagggaagtagggacccttgggcaggtgagaaacatgacatcagaggagcgaagagcatgagcggggtagtgtgagatgagagaggaaagataggaaggagctagacagtgaaaagctttgtaggtcaacaggagaagtttatattggattctgaagtgaattggaagccaatgaagagatttcagaagtggagtaacatggtcagagcggtgagccaagaagatgatcttagcagcagagtagtgaacagaaaccaagggactgatgtgagaagaaggaaggccagtgagaagattATTAAACAAACCCAGCGGTATTGTGAGGGCAGGATTTGAGGGCAGAAGTCCAGAGCACCCACTGAATAGAAGGAACAGGAGGGTCACACAACTCAGTAGGTCTGGGCAGCCACATTTCGAAATAAGTAAAGTAAGACACATTGCCATCTAAAGAGAGGCAAAAGTAGGGGAGACCATTAAATCTGAAATAATTTTCCCAACTGCATCCTGGAAAAACCTCTGTCCCTGCtctgatttcagaaggtggttTTGGCTTTAAGTGGAGCAGGGTGTTGATGTGACAAGTCTTCAGCTAGGTTCATCTAACAGAGTAAAGAAGAGACAcgaatacaaaacaaacaaaggcaTACATGCAGGCACACAATGGAGACAGACAGAGGGGGGGGATCAAAATTAGGAGGAATTGCACACTCAAGCAAGTGATCACAACCACTTTACCTTCAAAATGTACAAACAAACTGTCCTAATGATTCTTAACTTTTCTGCCATTTTAACAACACTTTGGCTCAgcgtcttctttttaaaacagggtGGACAGACCTGGgacttgatttttttaataatacaCTTTGGGTATATAAAGGATGTATGGAATTTTGGAAAgattatctctatctatctatctatctatctatcta
The sequence above is drawn from the Elgaria multicarinata webbii isolate HBS135686 ecotype San Diego chromosome 14, rElgMul1.1.pri, whole genome shotgun sequence genome and encodes:
- the FOXF1 gene encoding forkhead box protein F1 gives rise to the protein MESASSTTSSTPSSSSSGGGGGGGGGGAKAKKTNAGIRRPEKPPYSYIALIVMAIQSSPSKRLTLSEIYQFLQSRFPFFRGSYQGWKNSVRHNLSLNECFIKLPKGLGRPGKGHYWTIDPASEFMFEEGSFRRRPRGFRRKCQALKPMYSMMNLNFNHLPDTYSFQGPPCPPNSLPLDGGALGMMNVDGMGLAGHGVPHLPANGGHHAYMGSCGGAGAGGPAGADYGHHDGSVPASPLLPGGGGGGGGGMEPHSVYPSAAPTAWAPSAAPGLNGGASYIKQQPLSPCNPAGNPLSAGLSAHSLEQPYLHQNAHNPAELQGIRYHSQSPSMCDRKEFVFSINAMASSSMHSAGSGSYYHQQVTYQDIKPCVM